The genomic segment GCTTTATCTGCAACAATTCTTTTATCCATATTTGCAACTTCCCAAGCAGTATAAAAAACCAAACGCGTTCTGTTTTCTAGCAGCTCGTAGTTAATTTTGTCTGGAGTATCAGTAGGTTTGTGATAATCTGCATGTGTTCCGTTGAAATAGAAAATAATTGGTACATTATTTTTTGCAAAATTATAATGATCAGATCTATAGTAAAATCTATTAGGATCATTCTCATCATTATATTTATAATCTAAATTAATATTCATATATTTTTTATTTACAGCTTCAGAAATGTTGTGTAACTCTGTACTCAATTTATCTGAACCAATTAAATACACGTAATTTGGGTCTGCTTTGTGTCTATCGTCAATTCTACCAATCATATCTATATTTAAATCGCAAACAGTATTTGCTAATGGAAAAATAGGATCTACATCTGTATAGTATTTAGAACCTAATAAACCTTTTTCTTCACCTGTTACGTGTAAAAATAGAATAGAACGTTTTGGACCTTTCCCTGCTTTTTTAGCCATTTGAAAAGCTTGTGCAATTTCTAAAATAGCTACTGTTCCAGAACCATCATCATCTGCGCCATTATAAATTTCTCCGTTTTTAACTCCTTCGTGATCTAAATGTGCAGAAATTACTACAATTTCATCTGGTTTTTCTGAACCTTTAATAAATGCAACAACGTTTTCAGAAGCTTTTAAAGGAGTTCTTCTTTTACGTTTGTTTAAAAATGCTGCAGGAACTTCTTGGAAATAATCATCTCCCCCTAAAGGAGAAGCGATTCCTTCAGAAACATAAAAATTCTTTAAATATTCAACAGCTTTTTTCTGTCCTGGTTCACCAGTATTTCTTCCTTCAAATTCATCTGAAGCGTACGTAAATAAGTGTGCACCTAAGTCTTTTGCAGTAATGCTTTTGGCATATTTTGCAGCTTGATCTACATTTGCATCATCATTAGATACATTTTTACTAGAACCACAAGCCATAAAAGCGACTGCACTAGCAACATAAAGTATTTTTTTCATCGATTAAAAAAGTATTTTGTTTGTTGTTATTAAGTAACCAAATGTAACAAAAAGTTACAAGTACATCAAAATTAATTTTTGTTGATGACAAACTGTTGTAACATTTTGTTAAAATTTATGATATCTTTAGGAAACAAATCGTCAAAAGCGTTTTTTTCTATTAATTCTGATGAAGTTCCAGAAATTATAGCGTTCTCTGTTAAAAGAATAATTTCATCCGATAATTGAATTGCCAAATTAACTTCGTGAGTAGATATTAAGATTGTTTTCGAGGTTTCTGCAACCAATTTTTGTAAAAGAGAAAATATTTTTAATGTATGATGCATATCTAAATGAGCAGTGGGTTCATCTAAAATAATAATTTTGGTGTCTTGTGCCAAAGCTCTCGCAATTAAAACACGTTGTAATTGTCCGTCACTTAACTCGTAAAATCGATTATTCTTTAAATGCGCTATTTCTGTTTGTTCGAGGGCAAGGTTTACTTTCTCGATATCTTTTTCGGAGAGCTTATCAATCCAATTTGTATAAGGTTGTCTTCCAAGTGCAGTGAGTTCAAAAACAGTTAATTGGCTTTCAGGTAAACGTTCGGTTAGTACCAGACTTAATTTTGTGGAAAGTTCTTTTTCAGAATAGTCATTTAAGTTTTTATTTTCTAAAAAAACACTTCCATAAATAGGTTTTTGTACTTTAGAAATGGTTCGCAGTAAAGTGGATTTTCCAATGCCGTTTTTACCCAAAACACTAATTAGTTTTCCTTTTTCAATGGATAGATTTACATCAGAAAAAACAATTTTATCTTGTTTTTTTTGTCGATAACCGATTGTTAGATTTTCGGTTTTTAGGATGTTATTTTTGTTTTTGTTTTCGATTTTTTTGTTTTTTTAGTTTCAGAGTTTCAGAGTTTCAGAGTTTCAGAGTTTCAGAGTTTCAGAGTTTCAGAATTTCAAAGTCCAAATTCCACAACAACTCTATGTTTTCTATGTTTCTATGTGGTTAATTTCTATTTTCTATTCATAAACAAACTAGTTCTTTCCTTTTGGGAAGTTTAGGACGGGCTATACAAATATCCTCTTTTTACGAATCAACAACCAAATAACAACTGGTGCTCCAAAAAGCGATGTAATTGCATTAATTGGCAATGTAAATTCACTCGTTGGTAATTGTGCAATTCCGTCGCAAATTAATAAAATAATTGCACCTAAAACAGCAACTGCTGGTAACAATATTTTATGATTAGATGTCGAAAACAACATTCTTGCAATATGGGGCACAGCCAAACCAACAAAAGCAATAGGTCCAGAAAAAGCAGTAATAACACCAGTTAGTAAACTTGTAACTAACAAAACAATGTTTCTACTTTTCTTTACGTTTATGCCTAAACTTTTCGCATAATTTTCACCCAATAAAAAACTGTTTAAAGGCTTTATAATTGATATGGTTCCAAAAACACCTAAAACATAAATACAACTAAAAACAAGTATTTCGTTCCAAGAAAGATTTCCTAAACTTCCAAAACTCCAAAATAAATATTGCTGAATTTGTTCGGCTTCACTAAAATAAGCCAAAACACTAATAATTGCACCTGTTAAACTCCCAAACATCAACCCAATAATTAAAATGGACATCGTATTTCGAACTCTGTTTGCAGCAATAATTACAGCAGATAAAACTAAAAAAGCACCTAAACTCGCTGCAATTGGAAGCGACCAATTAGAAAATGAATTGGTTAAGAAAAATCCACCAAAAAGAGAGGATCCTAAAATTAGCAATGCCACTCCTAAACTTGCGCCAGAAGAAATTCCTAAAACAAAAGGACCTGCTAATGGATTTCTAAACAAGGTTTGCATTAACAAACCACAAATAGACAAACCAGAACCTACTAAAATAGCTGTAATTGCTTTTGGTAATCTAAAATGCAGAATTATAGTTTGCCAACTTTCCTTGGCAGAAAAATTGCCAATTAAAGTATTAAAAATATCTTTAAACGGAATGGAAACAGAACCCAAACTGATATTCACAAAAAACAAGACCACCAATAAAATGGATAGGATTATAAAATGTTTTTTGAATGATTTTTTTTCCATTTATAGCAGATGTTCTTGCCTGATTGAAGTGCAATTGAGACCTGATTTTAACTTCTCGACTGCGCTCGAAGAGACACTATTTATAATTAGTTAAAAATTCTACCAATTTTTTTATTGCAATTCCTCTGTGAGAAATTTTATTTTTTTCCTTAGGATTCATGGAAGCAAAAGATTCGCTAAAACCTTCTGGTTTAAAAATGGGGTCGTAACCAAAACCTTTTTCGCCTTGTTTTTCTGTTAGAATTTCACCTTTGCAAATTCCTTCAAATAGAAATTGCTTTCCATTTAAATTCAAACAAACAGCAGTTCTAAATTGTGCTTTTCTATTTTCTTTATTTTTTAATTCTGATAATAGTTTTTGCATATTATTTTCAGAATTGGCAGGTTCTCCAGCAAAACGTGCAGAGTAAACACCTGGTTTTCCATCCAAACTTTCAACTTCTAAACCTGTATCATCTGCAAAACAATTATAGCCAAATTTATTGGTAATATAATCTGCTTTCAACTTAGCATTGCCTTCTAAAGAAGTTTCGGTTTCATCTACTTCATCAAAACAATTAATATCTTTTAGGCCCAATAATTCTATGGAGTTAGGAAGCATTTCCTGAACTTCTTTTAGTTTATTTAGGTTGTTGGTTGCAAAAACGAGTTTCATACTCTATAATTCAAAGTTTAAAATTGAAAGTTCAAAGTTACAAAAGTTAAGACACGAATTTTACTAATTTCCTAAATTCAAGAAAATATTTTCTAAAAAGTATAAGTTTCTTCTCTTATTTATATTTAGTGAATACTAAACAAAAAGGTTAAGATAATATTCACTCATGATGATAAGGCTCTTTCTTTAAAATCGTAAAACCTCTATACAATTGTTCCACAATAAAAAGACGAATCATTTGGTGGGAAAATGTCATTTTAGATAAGGATATTTTTCCATTTGCTTTTTTATAAACGGCATCAGAAAAACCATAAGGACCACCAATTACCAAAACCAATTGTTTAATTCCTGCATTCATTTTTTTCTGAAGATATTGCGAAAATTCGATAGATGTAAAGTGTTTTCCTTTATCATCCAACAACACTAAAACATCTGTATTTTGTAGTTTGGATAAAATTAAATTGCCTTCCTTTTCTTTTTGCTGAATTTCACTTAAATTCTTTACATTTTTAATATCCGGAATTATCTCTAATTCGAACTTTATATAATGTTTTAATCGGTTTTGATATTCATCAATTAACTGAATTAAATTTTTATGATCAGTTTTACCAATGGCAAGTAATTTAATTTTCATAGTTTCTGTCTTGTTGAGTATTGCTTGAAATCAAAAAATATTTTGATTTTAGGTAGCGAACGAAGTTCACGAGACCTCATTAAAACCTCTCGACTGCGCTCGAGGAGACAAATATTGTCGCTACAAATTTATCAGTTTTAAAACATAAAATCATTAGAACTTCCTAAAAGTTGAAAATCATTGTTATTTTTACATCAGAATTAAACCATATTTATGATTTCAGAAGCACAATTTCAACACGAATTAGACCTTATTATAAAAAACGCCATTAGAGAAGATATTGGAGATGGAGACCATACTTCACTTTCTTGTATTCCTGCAGATGCTAAAGGAAAAGCAAAATTATTGGTAAAAGATGAAGGAATTATTGCTGGAGTTGCATTCGCAAAACAAGTTTTTTTTTATGTTGATAAAGACTTAAAAGTAGAAACTTTTATAAATGATGGCGAAAAAGTAAAATATGGCGATGTTGTTTTTTATGTTTCAGGGAAATCGCAATCCATTTTAATGGCAGAACGTTTGGTATTAAATGCGATGCAAAGAATGAGTGCAATTGCTACAAAAACCGCTTTTTTTGCAGATTTACTAAAAGGAACAAAAACCAAAGTTTTAGATACCAGAAAAACCACACCTGGCATTAGAGCTTTAGAAAAATGGGCAGTAAAAATTGGTGGTGGAGAAAACCACAGATTTGCTTTGTATGATATGGTTATGATTAAAGACAATCATATCGATTTTGCAGGCGGAATAACCCAAGCCATTACAAAAACCAAGAAATATTTAGCAGAAAAAGGCTTAGATATTAAAATAATTGTAGAAGCAAGAAGTTTAGAAGAAATTAAAGAAATTTTGTCTAACGAAGGTGTTTACAGAATATTAATTGATAATTTTAATTACGAAGACACTAAAAAAGCAGTGGACTTAATTGGAGACCAATGTTTAACAGAATCTTCTGGAGGAATCAACGAAAAAACCATTAGAAAATATGCAGAATGTGGTGTCGATTTTATTTCTTCAGGTGCATTAACACATTCGGTTTATAATTTAGATTTAAGTTTAAAAGCAATTTAACAGCTAAATGTCTGGTTGAGCGCAGTCGAGACCTTAATAATTATGGACAACTACTTTGACAGTGAAGAATATTCAAAAATCGATTTTACGAAAACGAAAATTAATAAAGGAGAATACGATAATTGTGTATTTACGAATTGTAACTTCGAGAACGTGCATGCGTCTAACATTCAGTTTGTGGAATGCGAGTTTATCGATTGTAACTTTAGCAATGCCATTGTAAAAGACACTGCTTTTAAAGATGTAAACTTTACAAATTGTAAGATAATAGGCCTAAAGTTTTATGAATGCAATTCGTTTTTATTGCAGTTTTCTTTTACAAATTGTCAATTGAATTTTTCATCTTTTTATCAATTAAAAATACCTAATACAGTTTTTAATAATTGTAATTTACAAGAAGTAGATTTTACAGAAACAATTGTAAATAGTGGCATTTTTAACAATTGCGATTTAAAAAATGCAATTTTTGAAAACACCAATTTAGAAAAATCAGATTTTAGATCTTCGTATAACTATACAATCAATCCAGAAAAAAATCGTTTAAAAAGTGCAAGGTTTAGTAAAGAGAATGTAGTAGGCTTATTAGCTGATTATAAAATTATTGTTGAATGAAAAAAGTAATTCTGTACGCTGTATTTTTTAGTTTAATTATTCTTTCTTGTAAAAAACAAGAAGTTGATCTTCCAATTTTTTCTTATTCGCTTTTAAAACATGATGTAAAAAATTTCAAATTACATATAAACGAAAAAAAATCTACTATTTATTACGAATATCTTCATCAAAAAGATACTATCAAAAAAATACTTTTAAAATATAATTCAGATAAAGATATTTTAATTTCAGATTTAGATACATTTCACTTTAATAAAAAAGTATATAATTCTAAAAGTTTAAAATTTAAGTTTTATCAAAGAAAAGAAAATACAAGTCATAATAGGTTTTTAGTTTTTAATGAAAATTATGGTCTTTTAGCGAATTTAGCTTATGGAGCAGACTGTTTATTTTTAAAAGACTCAATATCAATAACCGATAAAGAATTACTTTTTAAAGAGTTATTTTTGCAACTGAATAAAATTAAATATTAAGTATTTTTCTCCTAGAGCCTGTATTGAACGCAGACGAAATAGGGAAATATCTAAAAGACAAAGGAGATAAAAGGGGTTTTATGACAAAAGAAATAGAAGACAATCTCGAAAAAGTTCCAATAATTGGAATTCTCGTTAAATTTGGAAAAAAAATAAAAATTCCAGGTTTAGAAGGGATGTCTCTATATGACGTTTTAGAAATGTATTTTATTGGAATTGTAGAAGGTGCATTAACAACTAGAGCTGGAGGGATTGCTTATAGTTTTTTTATGTCAATTTTCCCATTTTTACTTTTTGTACTAACCTTAATTCCTTTTGTGCCAATTAATGGCGCTCAAGAAGGTTTATTGTCTATAATTGCAGATGTTTTACCACCAAAAACTTTTGATGCTGTAGACTCTGTTTTGGTAGATATAATTAATAATCAATATGGAGGCTTGCTTTCTTTTGGATTTATAGGGTCTATTTTTTTAATGACCAATGGTGTAAATGCCATTTTTGGCGGTTTCGAATATTCGTATCACGTTAAAGTCGTTCGAAATGTATTTCGATCTTATTTTATAGCAATGCTCGTTTCTTTAGTAATTACTTTTTTTCTTCTATTAACAGTGGTTATTGTTGTTTTCTTCGAATTAGTTTTAAAAAATATGGTTTCTTTAAGTTGGATTCAACATAACATTATTTGGATTCAATTAGTACGAGGTTTTATTTTTATAACAATGATTTTTATTACAGTTTCCATGTTATACCATTATGGAACAAAAGAAGGAAAACATTCTCGTTTTTTCTCACCTGGATCCATTTTTACCACTATTTTGTCTATTTTAACGTTTTATCTTTTTAGCTTTTATGTAAACGAGTTTGCTAAATACAACGAACTATATGGCTCTATTGGAACACTTTTAATCTTAATGTTATTTATTTGGTTAAACGCAATTATTCTACTTTTGGGCTTTGAATTAAACGCCACAATTTACAGTTTAAGAAGACGAAATAAAACCTTTACAACACCCAAAAAATTATAACTTTTTCACGATATTTGCGAACGCAATTTTTAATTGCTAGTGTTAAATTTCGAGTGATTAGTTTTTAGTTGTAAGACTTAAAACTAAAGACCAACAATTAAAAACTATTTAATGAAACCAAGCATCCCAAAAGGAACCAGAGACTTTTCTCCAACAGAAGTTGCAAATCGTACGTATATCATAAATACGATAAAAACTACTTTTGAAACTTTCGGATTTCAACCCATTGAAACTCCGAGTTTTGAAAATGCATCAACTTTAATGGGAAAATATGGTGAAGAAGGAGATAGACTTATTTTTAAAATTTTGAATTCTGGAGATTATTTAAATAAAGTTGATGATAAATTACTTGCTGAAAAAGATAGTTTAAAACTCACTTCTCAAATCTCCGAAAAAGCACTTCGTTATGATTTAACAGTACCTTTTGCAAGATATGTTGTGCAACATCAAAATGAAATTACATTTCCTTTCAAACGTTATCAAGTCCAGCCAGTTTGGCGAGCAGACAGACCACAAAAAGGGCGTTTTAGAGAGTTTTTTCAATGCGATGCAGATGTTGTTGGTAGCCAATCTTTATGGCAAGAAGTAGAATTTATTCAATTATACGACACTGTTTTTACTCAATTAGGTTTAGAAGGAACGACTATCAAAATCAATAATCGAAAAATATTATCTGGAATTGCAGAAGTAATTGGCGCTCAAGATAAATTAATCGATTTTACAGTGGCTTTAGACAAG from the Polaribacter cellanae genome contains:
- the nadC gene encoding carboxylating nicotinate-nucleotide diphosphorylase, encoding MISEAQFQHELDLIIKNAIREDIGDGDHTSLSCIPADAKGKAKLLVKDEGIIAGVAFAKQVFFYVDKDLKVETFINDGEKVKYGDVVFYVSGKSQSILMAERLVLNAMQRMSAIATKTAFFADLLKGTKTKVLDTRKTTPGIRALEKWAVKIGGGENHRFALYDMVMIKDNHIDFAGGITQAITKTKKYLAEKGLDIKIIVEARSLEEIKEILSNEGVYRILIDNFNYEDTKKAVDLIGDQCLTESSGGINEKTIRKYAECGVDFISSGALTHSVYNLDLSLKAI
- the rlmH gene encoding 23S rRNA (pseudouridine(1915)-N(3))-methyltransferase RlmH produces the protein MKIKLLAIGKTDHKNLIQLIDEYQNRLKHYIKFELEIIPDIKNVKNLSEIQQKEKEGNLILSKLQNTDVLVLLDDKGKHFTSIEFSQYLQKKMNAGIKQLVLVIGGPYGFSDAVYKKANGKISLSKMTFSHQMIRLFIVEQLYRGFTILKKEPYHHE
- a CDS encoding YihY/virulence factor BrkB family protein, with the translated sequence MTKEIEDNLEKVPIIGILVKFGKKIKIPGLEGMSLYDVLEMYFIGIVEGALTTRAGGIAYSFFMSIFPFLLFVLTLIPFVPINGAQEGLLSIIADVLPPKTFDAVDSVLVDIINNQYGGLLSFGFIGSIFLMTNGVNAIFGGFEYSYHVKVVRNVFRSYFIAMLVSLVITFFLLLTVVIVVFFELVLKNMVSLSWIQHNIIWIQLVRGFIFITMIFITVSMLYHYGTKEGKHSRFFSPGSIFTTILSILTFYLFSFYVNEFAKYNELYGSIGTLLILMLFIWLNAIILLLGFELNATIYSLRRRNKTFTTPKKL
- a CDS encoding FecCD family ABC transporter permease, with the protein product MEKKSFKKHFIILSILLVVLFFVNISLGSVSIPFKDIFNTLIGNFSAKESWQTIILHFRLPKAITAILVGSGLSICGLLMQTLFRNPLAGPFVLGISSGASLGVALLILGSSLFGGFFLTNSFSNWSLPIAASLGAFLVLSAVIIAANRVRNTMSILIIGLMFGSLTGAIISVLAYFSEAEQIQQYLFWSFGSLGNLSWNEILVFSCIYVLGVFGTISIIKPLNSFLLGENYAKSLGINVKKSRNIVLLVTSLLTGVITAFSGPIAFVGLAVPHIARMLFSTSNHKILLPAVAVLGAIILLICDGIAQLPTSEFTLPINAITSLFGAPVVIWLLIRKKRIFV
- a CDS encoding pentapeptide repeat-containing protein, giving the protein MDNYFDSEEYSKIDFTKTKINKGEYDNCVFTNCNFENVHASNIQFVECEFIDCNFSNAIVKDTAFKDVNFTNCKIIGLKFYECNSFLLQFSFTNCQLNFSSFYQLKIPNTVFNNCNLQEVDFTETIVNSGIFNNCDLKNAIFENTNLEKSDFRSSYNYTINPEKNRLKSARFSKENVVGLLADYKIIVE
- a CDS encoding ABC transporter ATP-binding protein, which translates into the protein MENKNKNNILKTENLTIGYRQKKQDKIVFSDVNLSIEKGKLISVLGKNGIGKSTLLRTISKVQKPIYGSVFLENKNLNDYSEKELSTKLSLVLTERLPESQLTVFELTALGRQPYTNWIDKLSEKDIEKVNLALEQTEIAHLKNNRFYELSDGQLQRVLIARALAQDTKIIILDEPTAHLDMHHTLKIFSLLQKLVAETSKTILISTHEVNLAIQLSDEIILLTENAIISGTSSELIEKNAFDDLFPKDIINFNKMLQQFVINKN
- a CDS encoding M28 family metallopeptidase — its product is MKKILYVASAVAFMACGSSKNVSNDDANVDQAAKYAKSITAKDLGAHLFTYASDEFEGRNTGEPGQKKAVEYLKNFYVSEGIASPLGGDDYFQEVPAAFLNKRKRRTPLKASENVVAFIKGSEKPDEIVVISAHLDHEGVKNGEIYNGADDDGSGTVAILEIAQAFQMAKKAGKGPKRSILFLHVTGEEKGLLGSKYYTDVDPIFPLANTVCDLNIDMIGRIDDRHKADPNYVYLIGSDKLSTELHNISEAVNKKYMNINLDYKYNDENDPNRFYYRSDHYNFAKNNVPIIFYFNGTHADYHKPTDTPDKINYELLENRTRLVFYTAWEVANMDKRIVADKAEVKEETK
- a CDS encoding non-canonical purine NTP diphosphatase, with product MKLVFATNNLNKLKEVQEMLPNSIELLGLKDINCFDEVDETETSLEGNAKLKADYITNKFGYNCFADDTGLEVESLDGKPGVYSARFAGEPANSENNMQKLLSELKNKENRKAQFRTAVCLNLNGKQFLFEGICKGEILTEKQGEKGFGYDPIFKPEGFSESFASMNPKEKNKISHRGIAIKKLVEFLTNYK